The sequence CTGGCTCGGGAAGCAGTTGTAAGGATTATCGCGATTATATATTCCTTGAAGAAGCCTGGAAGATAGGTCGTTATTAATTATTTCCGGGCGTATCATCTGTGTTCGCCAAAAAAAATAGAACGCCGATGTAACAAGCATGCTTATAAGATAGACAAACATCCCTTTTTTAAGTTCTTGCTTGTCTTTAATAATAAATATTGGAAATGCGATTATGCAGTAGTAGAAATAATAAGGCCACACCCAGTGGCGGTTAAAAGCAATTAATTCATCGATTCTACAGGAGAGAATAGCGCCTGTTTTACCGGCATTGTAGTCGTTAATGGCTATATAGAGAAAAGCCGAAAAACCGTAAATGCCAGCTATTATCAGAGTCTTGATAACCCATAAAGGAATTTTATCTGTTTTAATCTTTTCCATATTCAACCAAAATATAATTTTTTGATCATTAATCAACAAAAAACCTCAGAGCAAGTTAGTTCTGAGGTTTTTTTACGAAATATTAGACTATTTTATCGAATTTGCAAAATCTTCCGGTGCTAAAATGGCTATAATCGGGTTATTAAGATATTTATTGGCGAAAGCCACTATATCATCCTTCGTAACCTTATCGATGTTATCGAGATATTTATAATCATATTCGTATCCGAGACCGTAGAGTTCATCCAGAGCGGCAGAAAAAACATGATTTTTCTGTTTTTGTCGTCCACGATAGAATCCCTCGTGTATCGAAGCTGCTGCCTGCTCAATCTCCCGATCACCGAAATCGCCCTTCTTTATACGCTCGATTTCGCGGAGAATAACAGCTTTGACTGTGTCGAAATTTTCGGGGCTGGTCTGTGTCATCACATAAAAAGTCCCGCCTTCTGGGCCGAGGAAATTGCTTCCCCAAACCAAATAAACAAGGTCGCGAACTCCACGCAATTCGTCATGAAGACGCCCTTTCATACCCGATAGAAAGCCCTGCATTTTCGCAAGAGCATATCTGTCCTCTTCATAAATATTCGGTGCAGGGAAACCCAGCATAAGTGTAACCTGACCACGAGTTGTCTTTTTTATATGAGTTTCGGGTTTATCCCTCATTTGAGGTGGAGCGTGCTTTTTAAATGCGACCGGTTTAGTATCGTATTTACCGAAATATTTCTCCAGAGTGAAAATAATTTCATCGACAGGCATGGGTCCCGATATGCCAATAACACAGTTCCCCGGTTGGATATAAGAGTTGTAAAAACCAATAATGTCGTTGCGAGTGATGGAAGCTACGGTCTCAGGTGTGCCCGAAGGATTATTGGCATAGGGATGATTCCCGAAATATACTTTGCGGTAAAAATAAAGGGCTTCTCTAGACCAGTTATTTGCATCGGCTTGAATCGAAACCAATTTCTTCTCTTTAAGTCTTTCAAGCGATTCCTTTGGAAAAACCGGCTCGAAGGCGATTTTTCCAAGTAATTCAATGCCTGCATCGAGGTCCATAGGCAGGAATGTGCCATCCAGAGAAAGGGAATTATTTCCGCCTCCGGTTTCGACATCATACCCATTCCACTCAATATATTCGCTAAGTTTATCGCGCGATGGGTAACCCTTTACGCCCTCCATGAGATAATCTGCAAGAAGATTGGACACGCCGGTCTTGCCTTCAGGTTCGTAGCGCAAACCCGCATTGAAGAAAATATTGACATCGAAATGAGGCACACTGTTGTTCTCAGCAGCCACAATAACAAGACCATTATCAAGAACATGCTTAGTAAACTCTATTTTGCCTTCACTCTTAACAGCAAACTCTTCAATATTTTCCTCGGTTGGAGGTTTGACAATAACGACGTTCATTGTCTGGGGGAGAAGGTATTTTTTTGCTGCTCTTTTGATGTCCTGCAATTGAACATCCATGTATTTCGGCACAAGGAAATCGAGAGCGGTCGGGCGATTATAATAGAGGCAGCTATAAAGCATCGAGCTAGTTTGGTCCTCGACAGTCTCGTTTTCGAACATCAGGTTCTTTACAAGAAGCTTCTTCTCGCGTTCGAGTTCACGTTTTTCAACTCCTTTATCGCAAACTGCCCTGATCTCTTCATCGATTATCTTT is a genomic window of bacterium containing:
- a CDS encoding phosphatase PAP2 family protein; this translates as MEKIKTDKIPLWVIKTLIIAGIYGFSAFLYIAINDYNAGKTGAILSCRIDELIAFNRHWVWPYYFYYCIIAFPIFIIKDKQELKKGMFVYLISMLVTSAFYFFWRTQMIRPEIINNDLSSRLLQGIYNRDNPYNCFPSQHVTYSFTAAFMTLRHNKTLGCIGLFVAFTIALSTMFVKQHWFADFPSGVAVAALAYAIVYKTGLFKDNPIK
- a CDS encoding insulinase family protein → MKRIIPAVVIVLCFALSIAQGTEFFTFSQEPQLFRDLSASDMIKYPPVRMWTLDNGLKVMFWENHLTPVISMRVGVKTGSQYEGKFLGAGISHNLEHVVSGGTTSRMTEKDYNDYLASIGATSNAYTTRSITCYYITGPSKEFPGQLHALSDWVSKCAFDEKELVREKGVITQEIYKGLEEPSRVMSDLLYKTAFQVHSVRYPIIGYIENFLRISRDDLIEYYNSFYSPDNSILTIAGDATLEEAQAYVDSFFGDWERKTHLLTAVPPEPAQLTARYAEVTASVKTSNMRVMWRGAERGDNDGYALDILTDILAEGRTSRLYKRLVIEEKLCNSIYASHYNPTTQPPMFTIGIGDFDYKQRDSILKIIDEEIRAVCDKGVEKRELEREKKLLVKNLMFENETVEDQTSSMLYSCLYYNRPTALDFLVPKYMDVQLQDIKRAAKKYLLPQTMNVVIVKPPTEENIEEFAVKSEGKIEFTKHVLDNGLVIVAAENNSVPHFDVNIFFNAGLRYEPEGKTGVSNLLADYLMEGVKGYPSRDKLSEYIEWNGYDVETGGGNNSLSLDGTFLPMDLDAGIELLGKIAFEPVFPKESLERLKEKKLVSIQADANNWSREALYFYRKVYFGNHPYANNPSGTPETVASITRNDIIGFYNSYIQPGNCVIGISGPMPVDEIIFTLEKYFGKYDTKPVAFKKHAPPQMRDKPETHIKKTTRGQVTLMLGFPAPNIYEEDRYALAKMQGFLSGMKGRLHDELRGVRDLVYLVWGSNFLGPEGGTFYVMTQTSPENFDTVKAVILREIERIKKGDFGDREIEQAAASIHEGFYRGRQKQKNHVFSAALDELYGLGYEYDYKYLDNIDKVTKDDIVAFANKYLNNPIIAILAPEDFANSIK